In the genome of Paenibacillus sp. FSL R5-0766, one region contains:
- a CDS encoding TetR/AcrR family transcriptional regulator C-terminal domain-containing protein — MKKQQPQISEDKILEISWELLGEEGIEKFSMRRLADKLGIQAPSLYWYFKSKQTLYQRLANQISKIILDEFHTEGDWKEQMEGLAVTVRSVLSRYPCSTQLMMMTLPHEPDMIRFTNRMLLCMESTPLEQEQKLQAVLTLVNYVFYFVLDDYQHQRNISAVLKDQEALQGEEMIQLLDSMSEKEAGIFSRMYKSGMFEVMGTDGAFEFGVKLILSGIEQVIKADQ; from the coding sequence ATGAAAAAACAACAGCCTCAGATTTCGGAAGATAAGATTTTGGAAATTTCGTGGGAGCTTCTCGGGGAAGAGGGCATCGAGAAATTCAGCATGAGACGCTTGGCAGACAAGTTGGGGATTCAGGCTCCATCTCTATACTGGTACTTCAAGAGCAAGCAGACGCTCTACCAGCGTCTGGCCAACCAGATATCGAAAATTATTCTTGACGAGTTTCATACTGAAGGGGACTGGAAGGAGCAGATGGAGGGGCTTGCGGTGACGGTACGGAGTGTGCTCAGCAGATACCCGTGCTCCACACAGCTCATGATGATGACGTTGCCCCATGAACCGGACATGATCCGCTTCACCAACCGCATGTTGCTCTGCATGGAATCAACGCCATTGGAGCAAGAACAGAAATTACAGGCAGTTCTTACGCTTGTCAATTATGTATTCTATTTCGTTCTGGACGATTATCAGCATCAGCGCAATATCTCTGCTGTTCTTAAGGATCAGGAAGCACTTCAGGGTGAGGAGATGATCCAACTTCTGGACTCCATGAGTGAGAAGGAAGCTGGAATCTTCAGTAGGATGTATAAGAGCGGTATGTTTGAGGTGATGGGAACCGATGGAGCGTTTGAGTTTGGAGTGAAGTTGATTTTGTCGGGGATTGAGCAAGTGATCAAGGCTGATCAATAA
- a CDS encoding FAD-dependent oxidoreductase, whose amino-acid sequence MDLQSGKLYWPTTMVNPPSYPKLEEDISCDVLIIGAGSSGAQCANFLSDQGLSVVIVDKRKTGEGSTSTNTALIQYAGEKSFVSLSHSFGEKVAARHLKLCEEAINEIERACQKLPIDPDFTRRDSLYYASYQADVSALKDEHALLQKHGFKVDLWDKQHISRAYPFQKEAALYYHDDGEMNPLKYVYGLLEKVKAQGIMIFENTEITGKRFEKDYAIFYTKERREIRAKHVIIAAGYEDADFKVERNATLSSSYAVITKPINDFSSWYKRTLIWETARPYVYMRTTADNRVIIGGMDKDTAYAETRDSKIRASKNKLIEEFNKLFTDIQVEPEYYLGAFYGGTHDGLPVIGQYESYPHCYIIMAYGDNGTVYNSVLANIVSEKILKGSSPDMEIYLQSRSTVSK is encoded by the coding sequence ATGGATCTGCAAAGCGGTAAACTATATTGGCCAACAACAATGGTGAATCCTCCCTCCTATCCCAAGCTTGAAGAGGACATATCCTGCGATGTACTAATCATAGGGGCTGGCAGTTCAGGTGCCCAGTGTGCAAATTTCCTAAGTGATCAGGGATTGTCCGTCGTTATCGTGGATAAGAGAAAAACTGGAGAAGGCAGTACCAGTACCAACACAGCTTTGATTCAATACGCGGGAGAAAAAAGTTTTGTATCGCTTAGTCACTCCTTTGGTGAAAAAGTGGCTGCTCGTCATCTTAAATTATGTGAAGAAGCTATTAATGAGATAGAGCGAGCATGTCAAAAGCTTCCGATTGATCCCGATTTCACAAGACGTGATAGCCTGTATTACGCAAGTTACCAAGCGGATGTGTCCGCTCTGAAGGATGAGCATGCTCTTCTTCAGAAACATGGATTCAAAGTCGATCTGTGGGACAAACAGCATATATCAAGGGCGTACCCTTTTCAGAAAGAAGCAGCGCTATACTATCATGATGATGGCGAGATGAATCCGTTAAAATATGTATACGGACTTCTTGAGAAAGTAAAAGCACAAGGAATAATGATATTCGAGAATACGGAAATAACCGGTAAGCGATTCGAAAAGGATTACGCTATATTCTATACCAAAGAACGCCGCGAGATCCGGGCAAAACACGTTATCATCGCAGCCGGCTATGAAGATGCGGACTTCAAAGTCGAGAGAAATGCTACACTCTCCAGCTCCTATGCAGTAATCACTAAACCCATTAATGATTTTTCAAGCTGGTATAAGAGGACATTGATATGGGAGACTGCTCGACCATATGTGTACATGCGTACAACCGCAGACAATCGGGTGATCATCGGAGGAATGGATAAGGACACAGCATACGCTGAAACCAGAGACTCCAAAATACGAGCAAGCAAAAACAAACTAATTGAGGAATTTAATAAGTTATTTACGGACATTCAGGTCGAACCGGAATACTACTTGGGCGCATTTTATGGAGGAACACATGACGGATTACCTGTGATAGGTCAATACGAATCTTATCCGCATTGTTATATCATTATGGCCTACGGAGATAACGGAACTGTATATAACAGTGTTTTAGCCAATATTGTATCGGAAAAGATACTCAAAGGATCGAGCCCAGATATGGAAATTTATCTTCAAAGTAGATCGACTGTTTCCAAATGA
- a CDS encoding metalloregulator ArsR/SmtB family transcription factor, translating to MSGNQTKKDASTSTRRAIINLLKERGGMDVVALSTQFSLSGMAIRQHLNALKEEGLVTTVEEARPMGRPTKLWILTPAANRFFPSGYSDLSVSLIHSMKEAFGTEGLDKLLDVRNKNMQEQYLQHLGDASGVREKLEKLAEIRTNEGYMAEVKEQDDGSLLLIEKHCPICEAAAVCTGLCKNELHLFKTVLGDNVHIERGEYILAGGRNCVYTVRQNKP from the coding sequence ATGAGCGGAAATCAAACCAAAAAGGATGCCTCGACCAGTACCCGGAGAGCAATTATTAATCTGTTAAAAGAGCGCGGGGGAATGGATGTCGTGGCACTCTCCACTCAGTTTTCGTTATCTGGAATGGCTATTCGGCAACATCTGAATGCGCTAAAAGAAGAAGGATTGGTTACCACTGTGGAAGAGGCCCGTCCCATGGGTCGCCCCACCAAGCTATGGATATTAACTCCCGCGGCTAATCGTTTTTTCCCAAGTGGATATTCCGATTTATCCGTCAGTCTCATCCATTCGATGAAAGAGGCTTTTGGTACTGAAGGGCTGGACAAGCTGCTGGATGTTCGAAATAAAAATATGCAAGAACAATATCTTCAGCATCTTGGGGATGCATCAGGAGTTCGAGAGAAATTGGAGAAATTGGCCGAAATTCGCACCAATGAAGGTTATATGGCCGAGGTTAAGGAGCAGGATGATGGTAGTCTCCTACTCATTGAGAAACATTGTCCGATCTGTGAAGCGGCCGCGGTATGTACCGGGTTATGCAAGAATGAGCTACATTTATTCAAAACAGTTCTAGGTGATAATGTTCATATTGAACGGGGAGAATACATTCTAGCCGGAGGAAGAAACTGCGTATACACCGTTAGGCAAAATAAGCCATGA
- a CDS encoding MFS transporter, whose product MSSNHQSIFSPRYFALTIGIILSVMAVGFEGLSVTTIAPSIAGDLNGLSLFGWIFSTYLLAQIIGTLVVGRIIDKRGPAAPFTFALLLFIVGLIAAATAGDMYTMIGSRALQGLGAGAMMTCVYTAISLSYPDELRAKILGAFGTAYVLPSMLGPYVAGVIADQWSWRFVFWGILPVLVVSALLSLPAFRKLKVQKTGGDSGSSSTWMALLLTLGTGVFLVGLSRLPSIMGFVLVIIGFVLMIFPLRKLLPKGTLTLRRGMPAILATRGLFFAAYTSTQNFLVLALIDVKGITPSQAGLIVASAALSWCIIAYLQGRWDAADQGSGRHMRIILGVLLLAIGIAIVFWVPVVTVTIAVIGQIIAGVGIGLAHPISGVVAFSQTGEEGVGQTSANLQFADSFTPGVVIGIGGSILVVCQAGGMSLQSGLIVAMGFHLLLIVTSIIASTRISPRR is encoded by the coding sequence ATGTCGTCTAATCATCAAAGTATTTTCAGCCCGCGTTATTTTGCACTAACCATAGGGATTATTTTGTCAGTGATGGCCGTTGGATTCGAAGGTTTATCCGTCACCACCATTGCTCCTTCAATTGCTGGAGACTTGAACGGTCTTAGCCTATTCGGGTGGATATTCAGTACATATCTGCTTGCGCAGATTATCGGAACGCTGGTCGTCGGTCGGATCATTGATAAAAGAGGACCTGCAGCACCGTTCACTTTTGCACTTCTGTTGTTTATCGTAGGGCTGATCGCTGCCGCAACCGCAGGCGACATGTATACCATGATAGGATCACGGGCTCTACAGGGTTTGGGTGCCGGAGCTATGATGACTTGTGTGTATACGGCTATATCGTTAAGTTACCCGGATGAGTTACGTGCCAAAATACTTGGAGCATTTGGTACTGCCTATGTTCTTCCGTCCATGCTCGGTCCATATGTAGCAGGAGTTATCGCAGATCAGTGGTCCTGGCGCTTTGTTTTCTGGGGGATCTTACCTGTGCTGGTGGTTTCAGCATTGCTTAGTTTACCTGCCTTTAGGAAATTGAAAGTGCAGAAGACGGGAGGGGATAGCGGATCTTCATCCACTTGGATGGCTTTACTCTTAACGTTGGGTACAGGGGTTTTCCTGGTTGGTCTAAGTAGGCTTCCGAGCATTATGGGATTTGTTTTAGTCATAATTGGCTTCGTATTGATGATATTTCCTCTCCGTAAATTGCTACCGAAGGGAACACTTACGTTGCGCAGAGGAATGCCAGCTATTTTGGCAACACGTGGATTGTTCTTCGCTGCCTATACTAGTACACAGAATTTCCTGGTATTGGCTCTAATCGATGTGAAAGGAATTACACCTTCTCAGGCCGGATTAATTGTGGCGAGTGCTGCATTAAGTTGGTGTATCATTGCGTATTTGCAAGGACGGTGGGATGCGGCAGATCAGGGCAGTGGACGTCATATGAGAATTATTCTTGGCGTATTGTTACTTGCCATAGGGATTGCCATCGTATTTTGGGTACCTGTTGTGACCGTTACCATTGCAGTTATTGGTCAGATCATTGCAGGAGTTGGTATTGGATTGGCGCATCCGATTAGTGGTGTTGTCGCATTTTCCCAAACGGGGGAAGAAGGCGTGGGCCAAACCTCGGCAAATCTGCAATTTGCAGATTCTTTTACACCTGGTGTAGTGATCGGTATTGGTGGTTCCATTCTTGTCGTGTGTCAGGCTGGCGGTATGTCCCTTCAATCGGGCTTAATTGTAGCCATGGGTTTCCATCTCTTGTTGATCGTCACGAGTATCATTGCCAGCACTCGGATCTCACCACGCAGATGA
- a CDS encoding winged helix-turn-helix transcriptional regulator, with protein sequence MLTEDPNKLFTAYRIIGTKWTIHILCALSQGPKRFGEIFDNIPSISEMILSRRLKGLQHDHLVKRTILTRPTQIIYELTPKGAALAAFIPCLMDWDTKFQNDTTGRNKNDH encoded by the coding sequence TTGCTCACTGAAGATCCGAATAAACTATTTACAGCTTATCGCATCATCGGAACGAAATGGACGATCCATATTTTATGTGCTCTGTCTCAAGGCCCGAAGAGATTCGGTGAAATATTCGATAACATTCCTTCCATTTCCGAAATGATCCTCTCCAGACGTTTAAAGGGTCTTCAACATGATCATTTGGTCAAAAGAACAATACTGACACGCCCTACACAAATTATTTATGAACTTACGCCAAAAGGTGCTGCTCTTGCAGCATTCATACCCTGTCTAATGGATTGGGATACCAAATTTCAAAATGATACCACCGGGAGGAATAAAAATGATCATTGA
- a CDS encoding iron-sulfur cluster assembly accessory protein, with the protein MIIEVSDTASDKIVEILSSTDIQNAFLRVGVDEGGCSGLSYTLIVDEQQAEEDIVLNKKKFRILVHTNSIPYIDGLEIDYEESGMLGGFTMNNPNAKVSCGCGASFRMANYRGEVKKC; encoded by the coding sequence ATGATCATTGAGGTCAGTGATACAGCATCGGACAAAATCGTTGAGATCTTATCAAGTACGGATATCCAAAATGCCTTCCTTAGAGTAGGCGTTGATGAAGGGGGATGCAGTGGTTTATCTTATACCCTTATCGTGGATGAACAGCAGGCAGAAGAAGACATTGTGTTAAATAAAAAGAAATTTAGGATATTGGTTCACACAAACAGTATTCCATATATTGATGGTCTTGAGATTGACTATGAAGAGAGCGGAATGTTAGGCGGATTCACCATGAATAATCCAAATGCCAAAGTTTCGTGTGGATGCGGGGCCAGTTTTAGAATGGCCAATTATCGTGGTGAAGTGAAAAAATGTTGA
- a CDS encoding MFS transporter has translation MLVLATVAFEGLAITTIAAKMAQSLEGIHLYGWIFSAFLLSQLIGTLVMGQQIDKRGVFTSMLISFSVFVFGTVVSAISFDMHMLIAGRALQGFGAGALITCVYTCVTLHYPDTLRTQILAAFSLAFVLPTLIGPYAAGLIASYISWRYVFWIVLPLIGIALSLTFRSFRHLQLQQDLSGPARATDSKIMYAILLAVGTGLLLTGLGMITDWKGIVLTLAGLVVMITPMRKLLPVGTFSVQKGLPATLVSRGLYVACYFTTESFVILALTEMKGLSADLAGLIVAAGSLSWSAAAWLQAKLDARDQGRARKGRVMTGIGIMIVGTALVILALILTDGGIILILLSQMITGFGVGLANPTTAAIALQHALPRKEGEMSANLQFVDSFYMGVSIGVGGALIALSETLQWGISTGVLIVLTLQLLWVLLSFLASLRITKLVHQEHHPINQVKDNISM, from the coding sequence ATGCTGGTTTTGGCAACCGTCGCTTTCGAAGGACTGGCTATTACAACGATTGCCGCGAAAATGGCACAAAGTTTAGAGGGCATTCATTTATACGGTTGGATCTTCAGCGCATTTTTGTTATCTCAGCTTATTGGAACCTTGGTTATGGGTCAGCAGATTGACAAGCGCGGTGTTTTTACATCCATGCTGATATCTTTTAGTGTTTTTGTGTTCGGAACTGTGGTCTCCGCGATCTCTTTCGATATGCACATGCTTATTGCTGGAAGAGCCCTTCAAGGTTTTGGAGCGGGGGCCCTGATCACATGTGTTTATACCTGTGTGACATTACATTATCCAGATACACTTCGTACTCAAATCCTGGCCGCATTCTCCCTGGCATTTGTCCTGCCAACCTTAATCGGACCTTATGCAGCAGGCCTTATTGCTTCCTACATCTCGTGGCGATATGTTTTCTGGATCGTTTTACCCTTGATTGGAATAGCGCTCAGTCTCACATTCCGTTCTTTCCGTCATTTGCAGCTTCAGCAAGATCTGTCAGGTCCAGCGCGAGCAACCGACTCAAAGATTATGTATGCGATTCTGCTTGCCGTTGGAACGGGGCTGTTACTCACAGGCCTTGGTATGATTACCGATTGGAAAGGCATAGTACTCACTTTGGCTGGATTAGTCGTCATGATCACACCAATGCGTAAATTGCTGCCTGTGGGCACTTTCTCTGTACAAAAAGGATTGCCTGCTACTTTGGTTTCGAGAGGGCTATATGTTGCTTGTTATTTTACAACGGAAAGTTTTGTGATCTTGGCACTAACCGAAATGAAGGGGTTATCAGCTGACCTTGCTGGCCTCATTGTAGCAGCAGGTTCTCTGAGCTGGTCCGCCGCAGCGTGGTTGCAAGCCAAGCTGGATGCACGAGATCAAGGTCGTGCCCGAAAGGGTAGGGTCATGACGGGCATTGGGATTATGATCGTTGGAACTGCACTTGTGATCCTGGCTCTTATTTTGACGGATGGGGGGATTATACTAATCCTTCTCTCACAAATGATTACAGGGTTCGGTGTTGGATTGGCCAACCCTACAACGGCAGCTATTGCTTTACAACATGCATTGCCCAGGAAAGAGGGAGAAATGTCCGCGAATCTGCAATTTGTGGATTCCTTCTATATGGGAGTAAGCATTGGAGTTGGTGGCGCTTTGATTGCCTTGTCCGAAACTTTACAGTGGGGCATATCGACAGGTGTTTTGATCGTGTTAACACTACAATTATTATGGGTCTTGTTAAGTTTCTTAGCATCACTACGAATTACCAAACTCGTTCATCAAGAACATCATCCAATCAACCAAGTGAAGGATAACATCTCCATGTAA
- a CDS encoding macrolide family glycosyltransferase, whose amino-acid sequence MARVLVVITPAEGHVNPSLGLVTQLIDNGEEVIYVCTEEYRSRIEQTGAQIITYPFPQDAFSHDPVLKPQEYKHSYQFIYMMVSGIIRRIIPNVLQVIEDQKFDYMIFDSLMGWGGTILAEKLGIPAVCSIASFAFVEPLGSSSVLNETETKELYEATMKITTELAEELQVSIPAMEEIPAHAGQLKLVYTSRYFQPQADKLDDRFIFTGPSIITRQDAPGFSFELLRERYPQTVYIAMGTILNKDLDFYQLCFEALGDLPVNVVLSSGKYTDMEPLADQIPPNFIVKPYIAQLDMLQHTDVFITHAGMNSTSEALYYNVPMVMIPLTSDQPLVANRVQELGAGITLNKHNLSATNLREALTEVLHNSLYRRQAYLIGESLRQAGGYKRAAEMIMSHMGSGRGSYTI is encoded by the coding sequence ATGGCACGTGTATTAGTAGTCATTACTCCAGCTGAAGGACATGTGAATCCATCGTTAGGATTAGTTACTCAGTTGATAGACAATGGTGAGGAAGTCATCTATGTATGCACGGAGGAGTACCGTTCCCGAATTGAACAAACCGGTGCCCAGATCATTACCTATCCGTTTCCACAAGATGCCTTTTCTCATGATCCGGTGTTGAAACCCCAGGAATACAAGCATTCTTATCAGTTTATTTATATGATGGTAAGCGGTATTATCCGGAGGATCATCCCCAATGTGCTGCAGGTGATCGAGGATCAAAAGTTCGATTATATGATCTTTGATTCCCTGATGGGATGGGGAGGGACTATTCTTGCAGAAAAACTGGGAATTCCTGCGGTGTGCTCGATTGCGTCCTTTGCTTTTGTGGAGCCTCTGGGGTCTAGCTCAGTTCTGAATGAGACGGAGACCAAGGAGCTTTATGAGGCTACGATGAAGATCACAACGGAGTTAGCTGAAGAGCTTCAAGTGAGTATTCCGGCCATGGAAGAGATTCCGGCACATGCAGGTCAGTTAAAGCTCGTTTACACCAGCCGTTATTTTCAGCCGCAGGCCGACAAGCTGGATGATCGTTTTATTTTCACGGGTCCTTCGATCATAACACGTCAAGATGCTCCGGGCTTCTCGTTTGAGTTGCTTCGTGAACGGTACCCGCAAACCGTGTACATTGCTATGGGTACGATTTTAAATAAAGACTTGGATTTCTATCAGCTTTGCTTTGAAGCATTAGGGGATCTACCCGTGAATGTTGTTTTATCTTCAGGAAAATACACAGATATGGAGCCACTGGCTGATCAAATACCTCCTAATTTTATCGTCAAGCCATACATTGCCCAGTTGGACATGCTGCAGCATACCGATGTTTTTATTACACATGCTGGAATGAACAGCACAAGTGAGGCGTTATATTACAACGTTCCGATGGTGATGATTCCATTAACATCGGATCAGCCTCTTGTCGCCAATCGGGTACAGGAGCTCGGCGCAGGTATTACTTTAAATAAACATAACCTCAGTGCAACTAATTTGAGAGAGGCATTAACAGAAGTACTACACAATTCACTTTATAGACGGCAGGCTTACCTCATTGGTGAATCTCTAAGGCAGGCAGGCGGTTACAAGCGAGCTGCCGAAATGATCATGAGTCATATGGGTTCAGGCCGGGGGAGTTACACAATTTAA